Proteins from one Corvus cornix cornix isolate S_Up_H32 chromosome 19, ASM73873v5, whole genome shotgun sequence genomic window:
- the FBXO39 gene encoding F-box only protein 39, with product MEDDSEPEQSSWAYLPDVCLRHVFHWLDDRDRSRAALVCKKWSCAMYSGSLWRCRTITFYGQPSRARTLEVQSALWYTKKFGTYLKHLEIKLSNPYNTPFIKKFQVIMRGLLSHLGKCNSHLVSLSIKYLELDCLIWKNVVRAQFIKNLAAFLKRMSNQLDYLNLKGARITLEEGCELLNSLSSLTNRSFISEINIEDFFSLHLSVYSSALFHQTMSKFHSLTILTFNYNCISDELLDILREHSSHSLCTLNIKCHIHDPHGQVVSGMAWANLAKRAPKLNVNFFFERVMKHDHLARILLVEIPVRSISLRSCYFSDPDWTMRPTLTNLLPAYWHGLQKLTLELNNDHELLDNELLQLILSCKRLFFLKVWAFLSASFMERLLQNRAERKCVLTTIKVRIYTAQDDSTEEEQLLADIYRKFKYLIDSELNYFVITYPMV from the exons ATGGAAGATGACAGTGAACCCGAGCAAAGCTCCTGGGCCTATCTACCTGATGTCTGTCTGAGGCATGTCTTCCATTGGTTAGATGACAGGGACAGATCTCGAGCTGCCTTGGTCTGTAAAAAATGGAGTTGCGCCATGTACTCTGGATCTCTCTGGAGATGCAGAACCATCACCTTCTATGGCCAGCCATCAAGGGCACGCACACTGGAGGTTCAAAGTGCACTGTGGTATACCAAAAAATTTGGCACGTATTTGAAGCACCTTGAGATTAAGTTATCGAATCCTTACAATACTCCCTTTATCAAAAAATTTCAAGTGATTATGAGAGGTCTTCTTTCACACCTGGGTAAGTGTAATAGTCACCTAGTATCCCTGAGCATCAAGTACCTAGAATTAGACTGCTTGATCTGGAAAAATGTGGTTAGGGCTCAGTTTATCAAGAACTTAGCTGCCTTCCTGAAAAGAATGAGCAATCAGCTTGATTATCTTAACTTAAAAGGAGCAAGAATAACTTTGGAAGAAGGCTGTGAGCTTCTGAATTCTCTGAGCAGCTTGACAAATAGAAGCTTTATATCTGAAATCAATATTGAGGATTTCTTCAGTCTCCACCTTTCTGTCTACAGCAGTGCCTTGTTCCACCAAACTATGTCGAAGTTCCACAGCCTGACCATCCTGACTTTCAATTATAACTGCATCTCTGATGAACTGCTGGACATCCTGCGGGAGCACAGCTCTCATTCCCTGTGCACCTTGAATATTAAGTGTCATATCCATGACCCTCATGGGCAAGTGGTCTCAGGAATGGCATGGGCAAACCTGGCAAAGAGAGCCCCAAAACTGAACGTGAACTTCTTCTTTGAAAGAGTCATGAAGCATGATCACCTAGCTAGGATCCTGCTAGTGGAGATCCCAGTTAGGAGCATCAGCCTACGGAGCTGTTATTTTAGTGACCCAGACTGGACAATGAGACCTACCCTCACCAACCTTCTCCCAGCTTACTGGCATGGTCTGCAG aaattaaCACTGGAATTGAACAATGACCATGAGTTGCTGGACAATGAGCTGCTACAGCTTATCTTATCATGCAAGAGgttgttttttctgaaagtctGGGCATTTCTAAGTGCCAGCTTTATGGAGAGGCTGCTACAAAACCGTGCAGAAAGGAAATGCGTTTTGACTACCATAAAG GTCAGGATTTATACAGCCCAAGATGACAGcactgaggaggagcagctgttGGCTGATATTTACAGGAAGTTCAAGTACCTGATTGACTCAGAACTTAATTATTTTGTCATTACCTACCCAATGGTGTAA
- the TEKT1 gene encoding tektin-1: MARLLQDTSKFHPSEWYTANRMQRASTESQKSRSECVTAESWRLVDEIEKTTQKTQSDVNKKIEQRREEIKFWKQELDNKLEQIVHETEVLLTFKNRLERALESCKEPLVVAQKCLLYRQRRAGIDLVHDEVEQELLKEAEVLQGIIALLGRTLEQTNEQIRRNRSAKYNLEMDLKDKFTALTIDDYCASLTNDTPHIIYADNAMKLEGNFVSPEDWIDFSNINVEKADKQRNNSLALKALIDSILSQTANDMRKQCEMVNVAFRNRVKEVKDAKHKLETFLAMVMDETASQEKNIAALKKAIADKEGPVKVAQTRLEARNHRPNVELCYDTVHCSLMNEVQEITKNIQRLKDALAQAETELKCLSCRQLSLEEEIKVKENTLYIDEVLCMQMRESLYINNY; this comes from the exons ATGGCCAGACTCTTGCAAGATACATCTAAATTTCATCCCTCAGAATGGTACACTGCAAACAGGATGCAGCGTGCCAGTACAGAGTCCCAGAAATCCAGGTCAGAATGTGTGACAGCTGAGAGTTGGAGGCTGGTGGATGAAATCGAAAAGACaactcaaaaaacccaaagcgATGTCAATAAGAAAATAG AACAGAGAcgggaagaaataaaattctggaaGCAAGAACTAGATAACAAGCTAGAACAAATTGTTCATGAGACAGAGGTATTGTTGACTTTCAAGAATAGGCTGGAGAGAGCTTTGGAGAGCTGCAAAGAGCCACTTGTCGTTGCCCAAAAGTGTCTCCTGTACAG gcagaggagagctgggattgaCTTGGTGCATGATGAAGTGGAACAGGAACTACTGAAGGAAGCTGAAGTCCTCCAGGGGATTATTGCTTTACTTGGACGTACATTGGAACAAACCAATGAGCAAATCAG ACGAAACCGTTCAGCAAAATACAACCTGGAAATGGATCTGAAGGACAAATTCACAGCTTTGACGATTGATGATTACTGTGCTAGCTTGACAAACGACACTCCTCATATCATATATGCTGACAATGCAATGAAACTGGAAGGAAA ttttgttaGCCCTGAGGACTGGATAGATTTCTCAAACATAAATGTTGAAAAGGCTGACAAGCAAAGAAACAATTCTTTGGCACTGAAGGCGCTTATCGATAGCATTCTCTCACAGACGGCAAATGACATGCGCAAGCAATGTGAGATGGTGAATGTTGCTTTTAGAAATAGGGTGAAGGAAGTCAAGGATGCCAAGCACAAGCTAGAGACATTTCTTGCAATG GTAATGGATGAGACTGCCTCACAGGAGAAGAACATTGCAGCCTTAAAGAAAGCAATTGCTGATAAAGAAGGACCTGTAAAAGTGGCTCAAACCCGCTTGGAAGCAAGAAACCATCGCCCCAATGTGGAACTGTGCTATGACACAGTGCACTGCAGCCTGATGAATGAAGTTCAAGAGATTaccaaaaatattcaaag ATTAAAGGATGCATTGGCACAGGCTGAGACAGAGCTGAAATGCCTGAGCTGCCGACAGCTTTCCTTGGAGGAAGAGATCAAGGTCAAGGAGAATACACTGTACATTGATGAAGTGCTGTGCATGCAAATGAGAGAGTCTCTTTACATAAACAATTACTGA